The Canis lupus baileyi chromosome 11, mCanLup2.hap1, whole genome shotgun sequence genome includes a window with the following:
- the C11H2orf15 gene encoding uncharacterized protein C2orf15 homolog has translation MGFSLGKPATQVSAMCMDSKVDDHLMRRTEKSKLEPVLFQNTKKIRLEDTNQENFTRNKEISGCLSEKTLGSVVYVKESDGIEMTDVE, from the coding sequence ATGGGATTTTCCCTTGGTAAACCTGCTACTCAGGTATCTGCTATGTGTATGGATTCAAAAGTGGATGATCATTTGATGCGACGGACTGAGAAAAGCAAGTTGGAACCAGTGTTATTTCAAAACACCAAGAAAATAAGATTAGAAGACACAAACCAAGAAAACTTTACAAGAAACAAAGAGATTTCAGGATGTCTTTCAGAGAAAACCTTGGGTTCTGTGGTATATGTTAAAGAAAGTGATGGAATAGAAATGACAGATGTGGAATGA